In one Massilia endophytica genomic region, the following are encoded:
- a CDS encoding 2-dehydro-3-deoxy-6-phosphogalactonate aldolase, which produces MFDDKKRLPLVAILRGLTAAEAPMVGRVLMDEGFSMLEVPLNRPGAVQAIGTLATMAPADVLVGGGTMLNTGHVDQVAAAGGRLFVAPDCKPEVVAHARLAGMLCAPGVATPTEAFAALDAGAHALKLFPAEMVGTAGLKAMATVLPAGTPLWPVGGVTPASMAAWRAAGATGFGIGSALYSPGVTETELARRAREFVAAWREAA; this is translated from the coding sequence ATGTTTGACGATAAGAAGCGCCTGCCGCTGGTTGCCATCCTGCGAGGCCTGACTGCGGCCGAAGCGCCCATGGTAGGCAGGGTGCTGATGGATGAGGGCTTCAGCATGCTCGAAGTGCCCCTGAACCGTCCGGGCGCCGTGCAGGCCATCGGCACCCTCGCCACCATGGCGCCGGCGGACGTGCTGGTAGGCGGTGGCACCATGCTCAATACCGGCCATGTGGACCAGGTTGCAGCGGCGGGCGGCCGCCTCTTCGTCGCCCCCGACTGCAAACCCGAAGTCGTCGCCCACGCCCGCCTGGCGGGCATGCTCTGCGCCCCGGGTGTGGCCACGCCCACCGAGGCGTTCGCCGCGCTGGATGCGGGCGCGCACGCCCTGAAACTCTTTCCGGCCGAGATGGTGGGCACTGCGGGCCTGAAAGCCATGGCCACCGTGCTTCCAGCCGGTACGCCCCTGTGGCCCGTCGGCGGCGTCACGCCAGCCAGCATGGCGGCCTGGCGTGCTGCCGGGGCGACGGGCTTCGGCATCGGCTCCGCCCTGTATTCGCCGGGCGTCACCGAAACCGAACTCGCGCGGCGCGCCCGCGAGTTCGTGGCAGCCTGGCGCGAGGCCGCATGA
- a CDS encoding SMP-30/gluconolactonase/LRE family protein — translation MNKEFQAACIWQAGAELGEGPLWARQRLYFVDIKGQRLLAYEPSSDHNFSWSFPDYVCWIVPRADGDGFMAGLRTSVVRLWLEPELRMEPIASQPELPPNCRLNDAKADPYGNLWFGSMNNIDKKRPDGHLWRLAPDGSLTLQDEGICICNGPAFSLDGRTMYHADSMTNELFAYPVDASGICGERRLFRLLGGEEGSPDGMTVDSEGGLWLAQWGGARVCRYLPDGTLDMTIRVPVSQPASCAFGGPDLRTLYITSAYEDLPSEVRAQEPLAGSLFAVTLPMAGRPADTFGQP, via the coding sequence ATGAACAAGGAATTTCAGGCCGCCTGCATATGGCAGGCCGGAGCCGAACTGGGCGAAGGCCCGCTGTGGGCGCGGCAGCGCCTCTATTTCGTCGACATCAAGGGCCAGCGCCTGCTCGCCTACGAACCGTCCTCTGACCACAACTTCAGCTGGTCCTTCCCGGACTACGTGTGCTGGATCGTGCCGCGCGCCGACGGCGACGGCTTCATGGCGGGGCTGCGCACCAGCGTGGTGCGATTGTGGCTGGAACCCGAGCTGCGCATGGAACCCATCGCCTCCCAGCCTGAGCTGCCGCCGAACTGCCGCCTGAACGACGCCAAGGCCGATCCCTACGGGAACCTGTGGTTCGGCTCCATGAACAACATCGACAAGAAGCGGCCGGACGGCCACCTGTGGCGCCTGGCGCCGGACGGCAGCCTTACCCTTCAGGATGAAGGCATCTGCATCTGCAACGGGCCGGCCTTCAGCCTCGATGGCCGCACCATGTACCACGCGGACAGCATGACGAACGAGCTCTTTGCCTATCCCGTGGACGCCTCGGGCATCTGCGGCGAGCGCCGCCTGTTCCGCCTTCTCGGCGGCGAAGAAGGCTCGCCGGACGGCATGACGGTCGACAGCGAAGGAGGGCTGTGGCTCGCCCAGTGGGGCGGCGCCCGCGTGTGCCGCTACCTGCCTGACGGCACCCTGGATATGACGATCCGCGTGCCGGTCAGCCAGCCCGCATCCTGCGCCTTCGGCGGCCCGGATCTGCGCACCCTCTACATCACCTCCGCCTACGAAGACCTGCCTTCGGAAGTGCGCGCGCAGGAACCCCTCGCAGGCTCCCTTTTTGCGGTGACTCTCCCTATGGCGGGACGCCCGGCGGATACCTTCGGCCAGCCCTGA
- a CDS encoding 2-dehydro-3-deoxygalactonokinase, protein MSLLGVDWGTTNRRAYLLDGQGACVRQLEDERGMLAERGRFAWSLAALRSAIGAGADLPVVLSGMVGSAQGWQEVPYLADSVSLDELPHHLVPVREMAGCFIVPGYARRGAVSDVMRGEETQMLGARALGHGDGWFLLPGTHSKWVRVQDGRMVHWSTYMTGELYAMLARDGTLSALLQNADPEDDADFDAGLALAEKGLPLSHALFTVRAAVVSGAMEARRGRGQVSGLLIGAEFAAARAMNGAPKSVAIIASSGLAPRYLRAAAHFGIAASTLDPHKTYCAAMARFATEGAAHV, encoded by the coding sequence ATGTCCCTGCTTGGCGTTGACTGGGGCACGACCAACCGCCGTGCCTATCTGCTGGACGGGCAGGGCGCCTGCGTGCGCCAGCTGGAGGACGAACGGGGCATGCTGGCCGAGCGCGGCCGCTTCGCATGGTCGCTCGCGGCCCTGCGTTCGGCCATTGGCGCCGGCGCGGACCTGCCGGTGGTCCTCTCCGGCATGGTGGGCAGCGCCCAGGGCTGGCAGGAAGTGCCGTATCTCGCCGACAGCGTGTCGCTGGACGAACTCCCGCACCACCTCGTTCCCGTGCGTGAAATGGCAGGCTGTTTCATCGTGCCGGGCTATGCGCGGCGCGGCGCGGTGTCCGACGTGATGCGCGGCGAAGAGACCCAGATGCTTGGCGCCCGTGCGCTGGGCCATGGCGACGGATGGTTCCTGCTGCCGGGAACCCACAGCAAGTGGGTGCGCGTGCAGGATGGGCGCATGGTCCACTGGTCCACCTACATGACGGGCGAGCTTTACGCGATGCTCGCGCGAGACGGCACCTTGTCAGCGCTGCTGCAGAACGCTGACCCGGAAGACGATGCCGACTTCGACGCCGGCCTCGCGCTGGCCGAGAAGGGCCTGCCCCTGAGCCACGCGCTGTTCACGGTGCGCGCGGCCGTGGTGAGCGGCGCCATGGAAGCCCGCCGTGGGCGAGGGCAGGTCAGCGGACTGCTGATCGGCGCCGAGTTCGCCGCGGCGCGCGCCATGAACGGCGCTCCGAAATCGGTCGCCATCATCGCTTCCTCAGGCCTCGCACCACGCTACCTGCGCGCAGCGGCACATTTCGGCATCGCCGCCAGCACGCTCGATCCGCACAAGACCTACTGCGCGGCCATGGCCCGCTTTGCCACCGAAGGAGCAGCCCATGTTTGA
- the dgoD gene encoding galactonate dehydratase produces the protein MKITKLTTYRVPPRWMFLKIETDEGVVGWGEPVIEGKARTVEAAVHELGELLIGQDPARINDLWQAMYRGGFYRGGPILMSAIAGIDQALWDIKGKVLGQPVWQLLGGLVRDRMQAYSWVGGDRPADVVAGIRTLMDIGFTTFKMNGTEELGIIDTSTKIDAAVERIAEIRAIFGNRIEFGIDFHGRVAAPMAKTLLRELEPYRPLFVEEPVLAEQSEYYRRLAESTAIPLAAGERMFSRFDFKRVFADGGISIVQPDLSHAGGITECVKIASMAEAYDVALAPHCPLGPVALAACLHVDFVSHNAVLQEQSMGIHYNKGAELLDYVVNREDFRIRDGYFAPLMKPGLGVEINEEAVIEASRSVQDWRNPLWRHADGSVAEW, from the coding sequence ATGAAAATTACGAAACTGACTACCTACCGGGTGCCGCCGCGTTGGATGTTTTTGAAGATCGAGACCGACGAAGGCGTGGTGGGCTGGGGGGAGCCGGTCATCGAAGGCAAGGCGCGGACGGTGGAAGCCGCCGTGCATGAACTGGGCGAACTGCTGATCGGGCAGGATCCCGCCCGCATCAACGACTTGTGGCAGGCCATGTACCGCGGCGGCTTCTATCGCGGCGGTCCTATTCTCATGAGCGCCATCGCCGGTATCGACCAGGCCCTGTGGGACATCAAGGGCAAGGTGCTCGGCCAGCCCGTATGGCAGCTGCTGGGAGGCCTGGTGCGCGACCGCATGCAGGCCTACAGCTGGGTGGGCGGCGACCGTCCCGCCGACGTGGTCGCGGGCATCCGCACACTGATGGACATCGGCTTCACCACCTTCAAGATGAACGGCACCGAGGAGCTGGGCATCATCGATACCAGCACCAAGATCGATGCGGCCGTGGAGCGTATCGCCGAAATCCGCGCCATCTTCGGCAACCGCATCGAGTTCGGCATCGACTTCCATGGCCGCGTGGCCGCGCCGATGGCCAAGACCCTGCTGCGCGAGCTGGAGCCTTACCGCCCCCTGTTCGTCGAAGAGCCGGTGCTGGCCGAACAATCCGAATACTATCGCCGCCTGGCCGAAAGCACGGCCATTCCACTGGCGGCGGGCGAGCGCATGTTCTCCCGTTTCGACTTCAAGCGCGTGTTCGCCGACGGCGGCATCTCCATCGTGCAGCCGGACCTCTCGCATGCAGGCGGCATCACCGAATGCGTGAAGATCGCGTCCATGGCCGAGGCCTACGACGTGGCGCTCGCACCGCATTGCCCGCTCGGCCCCGTGGCGCTGGCGGCCTGCCTGCACGTGGACTTCGTGTCGCACAACGCCGTTCTGCAGGAGCAGAGCATGGGCATCCACTACAACAAGGGCGCCGAGCTGCTGGACTACGTGGTGAACCGCGAAGACTTCCGCATCCGCGACGGCTACTTCGCGCCGCTCATGAAGCCGGGCCTCGGCGTCGAGATCAACGAAGAGGCAGTCATCGAAGCCAGCCGCAGCGTGCAGGACTGGCGCAACCCGCTGTGGCGCCATGCCGACGGCAGCGTGGCCGAATGGTGA
- a CDS encoding sodium:solute symporter family transporter, whose amino-acid sequence MSPITSLDTLVFIIYFIAVSAYGIWIYRKRKSATASSSHDYFLAEGSLTWWAIGASLIASNISAEQFIGMSGSGFKIGMAIAAYELMAAATLIVVAVFFMPVYIKQRIYTMPQFLEQRYNRSVATIMAAFWLALYIVVNLTSILYLGAIAISSVSGLGLVPCMVFLAAFAIVITLGGMKVIGYTDVIQVLVLVIGGLVTTWLALNMVASLDGGSGVVHGFSVLTEKAGGHFDMVLARDNANYMDLPGLSVLLGGMWIANLSYWGCNQYITQRALGADLPTARKGLLFAAFLKLLMPVIVVLPGIAAFLLHQNGSLGSGMLVNGELNTDRAYPVLLGLLPTGLKGMAFAALTAAVVASLAGKANSIATIFTLDIYKKRMDPEASERKMVWIGRMTVVVSMVAAFLIAPFMGIDKKGGFQYIQEYTGFVSPGILAMFVMGFFWQRTTSAAAMFATVGGFVLSVVMKFLPGFMDLSGLAAIGFAAPNAAGVYEMPFLDRMMVVFIAVIIGMVIISLVWPRREPRPEERVEPSMFRVNPGFIAGSAIIMAMLAAVYWVWY is encoded by the coding sequence ATGAGCCCCATCACATCGCTGGATACGCTGGTATTCATCATCTATTTCATCGCCGTTTCGGCCTACGGCATCTGGATCTACCGCAAACGCAAGTCTGCCACCGCTTCCTCCTCGCATGACTACTTCCTGGCTGAAGGCTCCCTCACCTGGTGGGCTATCGGCGCCTCGCTGATCGCCTCGAATATCTCAGCCGAGCAGTTCATCGGCATGAGCGGCTCGGGCTTCAAGATCGGCATGGCCATCGCCGCCTATGAGTTGATGGCGGCGGCCACCCTGATCGTGGTGGCGGTGTTCTTCATGCCGGTGTATATCAAGCAACGCATCTACACCATGCCGCAGTTCCTGGAACAGCGCTACAACCGCTCGGTGGCCACCATCATGGCTGCCTTCTGGCTCGCGCTGTACATTGTGGTCAACCTCACCTCCATCCTCTACCTGGGCGCCATTGCGATCAGCAGCGTTTCCGGCCTGGGCCTGGTGCCATGCATGGTCTTCCTGGCTGCCTTCGCCATCGTCATCACATTGGGCGGCATGAAGGTAATCGGTTACACGGACGTGATCCAGGTTCTGGTACTGGTCATCGGCGGCCTGGTGACCACCTGGCTGGCGCTGAACATGGTGGCCTCGCTCGATGGAGGCAGCGGCGTCGTGCACGGCTTCTCCGTGCTGACCGAGAAGGCGGGCGGCCATTTCGACATGGTGCTGGCACGCGACAACGCGAACTACATGGACCTGCCGGGCCTCTCGGTCCTCCTGGGCGGCATGTGGATCGCGAACCTTAGCTACTGGGGCTGCAACCAGTACATCACGCAGCGCGCCCTTGGCGCCGACCTGCCCACCGCACGCAAGGGCCTTCTGTTCGCGGCCTTCCTCAAGCTGCTGATGCCGGTGATCGTGGTGCTGCCCGGTATCGCGGCCTTCCTGCTGCACCAGAACGGCAGCCTGGGTTCCGGCATGCTGGTGAACGGCGAACTGAATACGGACCGCGCCTACCCCGTGCTGCTCGGCCTTCTGCCTACCGGCCTGAAAGGCATGGCCTTCGCCGCGCTGACGGCGGCCGTGGTCGCGTCCCTGGCAGGCAAGGCGAACAGCATTGCCACCATCTTCACGCTGGATATCTACAAGAAGCGCATGGACCCTGAAGCGAGCGAACGCAAGATGGTGTGGATCGGCCGCATGACCGTGGTGGTCTCGATGGTGGCCGCCTTCCTGATAGCCCCCTTCATGGGCATCGACAAGAAGGGCGGCTTCCAGTACATCCAGGAATACACGGGCTTCGTTTCGCCGGGCATTCTGGCCATGTTCGTGATGGGCTTCTTCTGGCAGCGCACCACCTCTGCGGCGGCGATGTTCGCCACCGTCGGCGGCTTCGTGCTCTCCGTTGTGATGAAGTTCCTGCCCGGCTTCATGGACCTCTCCGGCCTCGCCGCCATCGGCTTCGCGGCGCCCAATGCGGCAGGCGTTTACGAGATGCCCTTCCTGGACCGCATGATGGTCGTCTTCATCGCCGTCATCATCGGCATGGTCATCATCAGCCTGGTGTGGCCGCGCCGCGAGCCGCGTCCGGAAGAACGCGTCGAGCCATCGATGTTCCGCGTGAATCCCGGCTTTATCGCGGGATCGGCGATCATCATGGCCATGCTCGCTGCGGTCTACTGGGTCTGGTACTGA
- a CDS encoding Gfo/Idh/MocA family protein produces MTAQQAGLRPLKIGLVGLGKIAVDQHIPAIRANPNWELVAGCSPSSRLPGLRCYQSMEAMLAEHPDIEAVALCTPPQVRQALAKQAIEAGKHVFLEKPPAATVGEADTIRELAEAHGVTLLAGWHSRFSPAVEPAREWIAQRTLSSLRIEWKENVREWHPGQHWIFAAGGSGIFDPAINSLSILTRLLPDTVIVRKADMHVPVNCAAPIRAELKMGTEAGLSIRAEYDFLETERQRWSIFAETADGEKLAVHKGGMMLEIDGKVVLDGVDAEYAGLYAHFHDLIRTRRSDADFAPMRIVADACMIGTFLPAPAFIE; encoded by the coding sequence ATGACGGCCCAGCAGGCAGGCCTGCGCCCACTGAAGATCGGCCTTGTGGGCCTTGGCAAGATCGCCGTCGACCAGCACATTCCCGCCATCCGTGCCAACCCGAACTGGGAACTGGTGGCGGGCTGCTCTCCCAGCAGCCGCCTGCCGGGCCTGCGCTGCTACCAGAGCATGGAGGCGATGCTCGCCGAGCATCCCGATATCGAAGCGGTGGCCCTGTGCACGCCGCCGCAGGTAAGGCAGGCGCTGGCCAAACAGGCCATCGAAGCGGGCAAGCACGTCTTCCTCGAGAAGCCGCCCGCCGCCACGGTGGGTGAGGCTGATACGATCCGCGAGCTCGCGGAAGCCCATGGCGTCACGCTGCTCGCGGGCTGGCACTCGCGCTTCTCGCCAGCGGTGGAACCGGCGCGTGAATGGATCGCGCAGCGCACGCTGTCGTCGCTGCGCATCGAATGGAAGGAGAACGTGCGCGAATGGCATCCCGGCCAGCACTGGATCTTCGCGGCGGGCGGCAGCGGCATCTTCGACCCGGCCATCAACTCGCTCTCCATCCTCACGCGGCTGTTGCCGGACACCGTGATCGTCCGCAAGGCCGACATGCACGTGCCGGTCAACTGCGCGGCGCCGATCCGTGCCGAGCTGAAGATGGGAACGGAGGCGGGGCTCTCGATCCGCGCCGAATACGACTTCCTCGAAACGGAGCGCCAGCGCTGGAGCATCTTCGCCGAAACGGCGGACGGCGAAAAGCTGGCCGTGCACAAGGGCGGCATGATGCTCGAGATAGACGGCAAGGTTGTGCTGGACGGCGTGGACGCCGAATATGCCGGCCTCTACGCCCACTTCCACGACCTGATCCGCACTCGGCGTTCCGATGCCGACTTCGCCCCCATGCGCATCGTCGCCGACGCCTGCATGATCGGCACCTTCCTCCCTGCTCCCGCCTTCATCGAGTAA
- a CDS encoding beta-galactosidase: MTQNLQRRRILLGAAAAGAALTLNPSLASAASPRFTIGENDFLLDGKPLQIRCGEIHFARVPREYWGHRLKAIKAMGLNAVCAYLFWNYHEWREGKFQWEGQRDAVEFCKLAQAEGLWVILRPGPYACAEWEMGGLPWWLLKAPGDKFLRTRAPEYVNPARRWLSEVGRVLGPMQVTHGGPILMVQVENEYGFFGEDLEYMRVMRKALLDGGFDVPLFQCNPTNAVAKTHIPELFSVANFGSDPATGFKALDSVQKGPRMCGEYYSGWFDTWGAPHRRGDNARAIQDIDAMLNANGSFSLYMAHGGTTFGLWGGCDRPFRPDTTSYDYDAPISEAGWLGAKFRTYRDCLAKHLQAGEQLSPAPDKLPVMAIPAFPLSETAPVFANLPAQGIDDVSPRNIEQYDISRGLVAYSIKLPAGPAGTLEAANARDLAWVYMDGRMVGTMDTRYRRFSVNVPARSKETTIDILLYTIARVNFGAEVHDRKGLHGPVTFKTKGGAAQELTGWRIRAIDFDADGVLPPLRWQAARASGPAFWRGSFQASQSADTFLDMSGWGQGIVWINGRCLGRYWSIGPTQTMYLPGPWIKAGRNEVVVLDLTGPRVSRIAGLTAPVLDELHPERDLKRPPSTARPRLAGLTPVHSGQFASGPATQDVKFEHAARGRQLCIEVVDTFDGKPHAAIAELALLDAAGQPLNQTAWTIAYASSEESRKEDGGALNAINGQATDYWHTAYSNGAAPAGPARLIIDLGGATEISGLRYTPRQGPEGVTGRIRRYRIFVGDKLVEG, translated from the coding sequence ATGACCCAGAACCTCCAACGCCGCCGCATCCTGCTCGGCGCAGCCGCCGCCGGTGCGGCCCTCACCCTGAATCCTTCGCTGGCCAGCGCCGCCTCGCCGCGCTTCACCATCGGCGAGAACGACTTCCTGCTGGACGGGAAGCCCCTGCAGATCCGCTGCGGCGAGATCCATTTCGCCCGCGTGCCCCGCGAATACTGGGGCCACCGCCTGAAGGCCATCAAGGCCATGGGACTGAACGCCGTTTGCGCCTACCTGTTCTGGAACTACCACGAATGGCGCGAGGGCAAATTCCAATGGGAGGGCCAGCGCGACGCCGTGGAGTTCTGCAAGCTGGCGCAGGCCGAAGGGCTATGGGTCATCCTGCGCCCCGGGCCCTACGCCTGCGCGGAATGGGAAATGGGCGGACTGCCATGGTGGCTGCTGAAGGCGCCCGGCGACAAGTTCCTGCGCACCCGCGCGCCCGAATACGTGAACCCCGCGCGCCGCTGGCTGTCGGAAGTGGGCCGCGTACTCGGGCCGATGCAGGTTACGCACGGCGGCCCGATCCTCATGGTGCAGGTCGAGAACGAATACGGCTTCTTCGGCGAAGACCTGGAATATATGCGCGTGATGCGGAAGGCGCTGCTGGACGGCGGCTTCGACGTGCCCCTCTTTCAGTGCAACCCCACCAATGCCGTGGCGAAGACGCATATCCCGGAGCTCTTCTCCGTGGCGAACTTCGGCAGCGATCCCGCGACCGGCTTCAAGGCCCTGGACAGCGTGCAGAAAGGGCCGCGCATGTGCGGCGAATACTACTCCGGCTGGTTCGACACCTGGGGCGCGCCGCACCGGCGCGGCGACAATGCGCGCGCCATTCAGGACATCGACGCCATGCTGAACGCGAACGGCTCCTTCAGCCTCTACATGGCGCACGGCGGCACCACCTTCGGCCTGTGGGGCGGCTGCGACCGTCCCTTCCGCCCCGACACCACGAGCTACGACTACGATGCCCCCATCAGCGAAGCGGGCTGGCTGGGCGCCAAATTCCGTACCTACCGCGACTGCCTGGCAAAGCACCTGCAGGCCGGTGAACAGCTCTCCCCTGCCCCGGATAAACTGCCCGTGATGGCCATTCCCGCCTTCCCGCTCAGCGAAACGGCGCCGGTGTTCGCCAACCTGCCGGCGCAAGGGATCGACGATGTATCGCCGCGCAATATCGAGCAGTACGACATCAGCCGGGGGCTGGTCGCGTATTCGATCAAGCTGCCCGCAGGTCCGGCCGGAACGCTGGAAGCGGCCAATGCGCGCGACCTGGCATGGGTTTATATGGACGGACGCATGGTCGGCACCATGGACACGCGCTACCGCCGCTTCAGCGTGAACGTTCCCGCACGCTCCAAAGAGACCACCATCGACATCCTGCTGTACACCATCGCCCGCGTCAATTTCGGCGCCGAAGTGCATGACCGAAAAGGCCTGCACGGCCCAGTCACCTTCAAGACAAAAGGCGGGGCGGCGCAGGAACTGACCGGCTGGCGCATCCGCGCCATCGACTTCGATGCCGATGGCGTGCTGCCCCCGCTGCGCTGGCAGGCCGCGCGCGCCTCCGGCCCCGCCTTCTGGCGCGGCAGCTTCCAGGCATCGCAGAGCGCGGACACCTTCCTCGACATGTCCGGCTGGGGGCAAGGCATTGTGTGGATCAACGGCCGCTGCCTGGGCCGCTACTGGAGCATCGGTCCCACGCAGACCATGTACCTGCCGGGTCCCTGGATCAAGGCGGGCCGCAACGAAGTCGTGGTGCTCGACCTGACGGGCCCGCGCGTCAGCCGCATCGCCGGGCTGACGGCGCCGGTACTCGACGAGCTGCATCCCGAGCGCGACCTGAAGCGGCCTCCGAGCACGGCGCGCCCCCGCCTTGCCGGGCTGACGCCAGTACACAGCGGCCAGTTCGCAAGCGGCCCGGCGACGCAGGACGTGAAGTTCGAGCATGCCGCGCGCGGACGCCAGCTGTGCATCGAAGTGGTGGACACCTTCGACGGCAAACCGCACGCCGCCATCGCCGAGCTGGCCCTGCTCGATGCGGCAGGCCAGCCGCTGAACCAGACCGCGTGGACGATTGCGTACGCAAGCAGCGAAGAATCGCGCAAGGAAGACGGCGGCGCGCTGAACGCCATCAACGGCCAGGCGACGGACTACTGGCACACCGCCTACAGCAACGGCGCAGCGCCTGCCGGCCCTGCGCGCCTGATCATCGACCTGGGCGGCGCGACGGAGATCAGCGGCCTGCGCTACACCCCGCGCCAGGGCCCCGAAGGCGTGACAGGCCGCATCCGCCGCTACCGCATCTTCGTCGGCGACAAGCTGGTCGAAGGCTGA
- a CDS encoding LysR substrate-binding domain-containing protein: protein MTLSSHRFLRSRLKTRHLILLVELGRHGSILHAAEAAGLTQPGASKLLSELEDTLGVTLFERLPRGVAPTWYGEVMIRRAGAALAEMEAAHQEVVLGAAGVGGRVNLGTVMTPSTGLVPAAVQLLKSRHTQVQVSLGVDTSKVLIERLRSGEIDIAIGRILDPNLVQELNFEPLAEEVHRLVVRAGHPWLSRSELTVEELAEAPWILPPAGMLRDRLTAMFISHGVREPVDSIETMALSMIPLLLMGSDRVVALPEELVLPYLEFGTLAILPVPLDIRLDCYGIVTRRQHHLAPAAEAMMQALRECARQGQRHA, encoded by the coding sequence ATGACCTTATCGTCCCACCGCTTTCTGCGTTCCCGCCTCAAGACCCGCCATCTGATCCTGCTGGTGGAACTGGGCCGCCACGGTTCCATTCTCCATGCCGCCGAAGCCGCGGGGCTCACCCAGCCCGGCGCCTCGAAGCTGCTCAGCGAGCTGGAGGACACGCTCGGCGTAACCCTGTTCGAACGCCTGCCGCGCGGTGTGGCCCCAACATGGTACGGCGAAGTGATGATACGCCGGGCCGGTGCGGCGCTTGCGGAAATGGAGGCGGCGCACCAGGAAGTGGTGCTGGGCGCGGCGGGCGTCGGCGGCCGGGTGAATCTCGGCACGGTCATGACGCCTTCCACTGGCCTCGTTCCGGCGGCGGTGCAGCTGCTCAAATCGCGCCACACCCAGGTGCAGGTGTCGCTCGGCGTGGATACCAGCAAGGTGCTGATCGAGCGCCTGCGCAGCGGCGAGATCGATATCGCCATCGGCCGTATTCTGGACCCGAACCTGGTGCAGGAACTGAATTTCGAACCGCTGGCGGAGGAGGTGCACCGCCTGGTGGTGCGGGCGGGCCACCCCTGGCTCTCGCGCTCCGAACTCACCGTGGAAGAGCTGGCGGAAGCGCCGTGGATATTGCCGCCCGCGGGCATGCTGCGCGACCGCCTCACCGCCATGTTCATTTCGCACGGCGTGCGGGAACCGGTGGACAGTATCGAAACCATGGCGCTGTCCATGATCCCGCTGCTGCTGATGGGCAGCGACCGCGTGGTCGCGCTACCGGAGGAACTGGTGCTGCCATATCTCGAATTCGGCACGCTCGCCATTCTGCCGGTGCCGCTGGATATCCGGCTGGACTGCTACGGCATTGTCACGCGCCGCCAGCACCACCTGGCGCCAGCGGCGGAAGCGATGATGCAGGCGCTGCGCGAATGCGCCCGCCAGGGACAGCGCCACGCATAG